The sequence below is a genomic window from Oncorhynchus clarkii lewisi isolate Uvic-CL-2024 unplaced genomic scaffold, UVic_Ocla_1.0 unplaced_contig_12164_pilon_pilon, whole genome shotgun sequence.
tgagcaggtgggtctgcaGGTGGCTGGGCTGTTTAAACAGCTTCCCACAGTGGGGGCAGGCGTGGGGCTTGATGCCCTGGTGACCCAGGATGTGAGTTACCAGGTTGTACTTGGAGGTGTAAGACTTTTCACACATACGACACTTCCATCTCTTCAGCCCCTCCCCCATGTCCACGCAGTACGACTCATCTATCTGGATGTTGATGTCTAGACGGTCAACCCTCCGGCCGTGGTGACGATGGgtccctcctcttcctgctcctgCTACTCCTCTTCCCCCTACCCCCTGCTCCAGCTGGTTGCCCCACATCATACCCTGGCTGTTCTCATGGTAGATCTCCCCCCCCTCGTACCCCCCCACCTCACTGGACTGGAAGTAGCTGCTGATagtctcctcctgtcctcctttcATCAGGCTGTttccctgctctccctcctcctcctcctcccttgctCTCTCCTGATGCCCCCTCTGCCCCTGCAGGCCTCGATGCCCCGGCTCCCCTTTATGGCTGTGCCCTgcctgggagtgtgtgtgagggtgtgtgttagCCTGCTGGCTGGACATGTCTCTGTCACACTCGGCACAGCCTTTTTGGGCGGCGGCACGGAGAGAGGCGGGGTCAACCTGGACCAATCCCCCTCTAGTAGTAGCCAGGTTGTTCAGCATGTGAACACAGGACGTCAGGCCAGTGATAACCCCTTCTCCTTTCACTTGGGATGACCCGTCCACAGGCACTCCAGCATGGCGCTCgggccctaccatcttcccctcgGGGGGTGGTCCGTGCCACCTCCTCTGGCTACAGCTGGGCTGCATGTGTCCGTCTTCAGGCAGGTTGTCTCCCAGGTAATCTCCGTTAGCTCCTATCAGCTGATCAGCGTATTCGTAATCCACCCCCTCTACAGGCAGGGCAGGGGACTCTTTAGGTTCTCCTGTGTAGAAACCATTAGGAGCGATGGTAGCACCAAACACCTCATTCTGAGAGATGAGCCCCAGAACAGCAGCCTGGGCTAGAGACAGAACCACCACAGGATCAGTCTGAGTGCCAGAATCAACCTGTCTGGCCATCTCCCTGGGCTCACATCTAACCAGGCGCCTGCTGGCTTCCTCCTGAGACACAAACAGGGAGACAAGGTTAGTAATGCAGTCAACACATCTTTACTATCTATGATGTTGATCAGAGATAGCAGCAGAGTCAGTGAGGAGAGAATTCATCACTAATATCACCTCTGAACACTGGTCAatcatcatcaataatatcacccATCAGCCCCTGGTCaaccatcatcaataatatcacccATCAGCCCCTGGTCaaccatcatcaataatatcacccatcatcaataatatcacccATCAGCCTCTGGTCAACCaaccatcatcaataatatcacccATCAGCCGCTGGTCaaccatcatcaataatatcacccATCAGCCCCTGGTCaaccatcatcaataatatcaaccatcatcaataatatcacccATCAGCCCCTGGTCAcccatcatcaataatatcacccATCAGCCCCTGGTCaaccatcatcaataatatcacccATCAGCCCCTGGTCaaccatcatcaataatatcacccATCAGCCCCTGGTCaaccatcatcaataatatcacctCTCAACCCGGGTCaaccatcatcaataatatcacccatcatcaataatatcacccATCAGCCCCTGGTCAcccatcatcaataatatcacccATCAGCCCCTGGTCaaccatcatcaataatatcacccATCAGCCCCTGGTCaaccatcatcaataatatcacccATCAGCCCCTGGTCaaccatcatcaataatatcacccATCAGCCCCTGGTCAcccatcatcaataatatcacccatcatcaataatatcacccATCAGCCCCTGGTCaaccatcatcaataatatcacccATCAGCCCCTGGTCaaccatcatcaataatatcacccatcatcaataatatcaaccGTAATCAATAATATCAcccatcatcaataatatcacccATCAGCCCCTGGTCAcccatcatcaataatatcacccATCAGCCCCTGGTCaaccatcatcaataatatcacccATCAGCCCCTGGTCaaccatcatcaataatatcacccATCAGCCCCTGGTCAACCATAATCAATAATATCAcccatcatcaataatatcacccATCAACCTCTGGTCaaccatcatcaataatatcacccATCAGCCCCTGGTCaaccatcatcaataatatcaaccGTAATCAATAATATCACCCATCAGCCCCTGGTCAACCATCATTAATAATATCACCCATCAGACCCGTGTCaaccatcatcaataatatcacccATCAGCCCCTGGTCAcccatcatcaataatatcacccATCAGCCCCTGGTCAcccatcatcaataatatcacccATCAGCCCCTGATCaaccatcatcaataatatcacccATCAGCCCCTGGTCAACCATCATCAATATCACCCATCAGCCCCTGGTCaaccatcatcaataatatcacccatcatcaataatatcacccATCAGCCCCTGGTCaaccatcatcaataatatcacccATCAGCCCCTGGTCAACCATAATCAATACCAATAACAGCAACTCAACTGAGGTAGCCTatcggttaagagcgttgggccagcaacTGAAAGGTCGGTTCGAATCCCAGAGGCAACTAGGTGAAGaatctgtcgacgtgcccttgagcaatgcacttcactctaattgctcctgtaattcattgtggataagagcgtctgctaaatgactaaactgTAAAATGACAGAGGCGGATTAGGAATCTTGATAGAGGAGTTAACTATCTAACGTTGGTCAACTGAGTTGAACTCGGGATAACAGGTGACATGAGAGGCTCACCTTTTAGTCAGCCAATTTATATGTCAAAGAAACCTTCAGAACTACCCTGCTCCGGGGCACACTGTCTCAGGGCTGTCATTTATACTGAATGAAGTGTTGGAGCTGTGTGTTGAGGACCAACCAAATCAAATCCCCATTCACAATCCTTTACTTTAGATTCATCTAGATTCTATACCGATCCATAATATAATCTGAACATGTAGCTAACTGAATGAATCCACACAgctgcaaaacacacacagtaagaAGACTACAGCTACACTTTCATGGTAACAAACTGTTGTTCTTACATGATAATATGATATGGTGACAGATCTGGTCTGAgaacagttagagagagagagagagagagagagagagagagagagagagagcgagaggacagagagaacagacacagagagagagagcgagagagagagaggacagagagaacagacaaagagagagcgagagagagaggacagagagaacagacacagagagagagagaggaaaatgaaagcaggtgatggaggagagggggaggggagaaagaggatgaatgaaaagggggagaaagagagggggagggagaaagagagagagagagaaagagaaagagagagagggagaaagagaaagagagagagggagaaagagagagagaagagagagagaaagagaaagagagagagaaagagaaagagagagagagagagggagaaagagagagagagggagaaaaagagggagaaagagagagagagggagaaagagagagagaaagagagagagagagaaagagagagagagaaagagagagagaaagagagagagaaagagagagaaagaaggagaaggagagagagaaggagaaagaaggagaaagagagagaaagagagagagaaggagaaggagagagaaagagagagagaaggagaaggagagagagaaggagaaagagagagagaaggagaaagagatagaaggagaaagagagagaaggaaagagagggagggataaagagagagagaaggaaagagggagggaaaaagaaggaaagagggagggggaaaggaggaaagagggagggggaaagaaggaaagagggagggagaaagaaagaaagagggagggagaaagaagggggagggagaaagagagggaaagaaaggagaaagaatgaaatggaggggagggagagagaaagagagagaaggaaagaggggacggagaaagagagagaatgaaagggagggggagggagagagagaatgaaaagagagacactggagagaaaagaggaagggagggcagagaatgagagtgagagggtgaaagaggcgggagggggagagggaggcagtgagcaaacaaaaaagagaggaaagggaggggagagaaaagggaggggagagaaaaaggaggggagagaaaagggagggggagagggagtgagcaagcaagagggagagaaagaaatgacTAAATGAAAGGCAGACAAAATGAAAGATTAAAtcgtgtagagagggagagagagagagagagcacgagagatgACAAAATGAAAGATTAGatcatgaagagagagagagagagatgacaaaaTGAAAGATTAGATCatgaagaaagagacagaaagagagagcgagagacagagagagagagtgagacagagagagagagcgacagagagagagagagacagagacagagagagagagcgagagagagagagagagagagagagagagacagagagacagagagagagagagacagagagacagagagagagagacagagagagagagagagagcgagagagagagagagagcgagagacagagagagagagagcgagacagagagagagagcgagagacagagagagcgagagacagagagagcgagagacagagagagcgagagagatgaccAAATGAAAGATTAGATCATGAAGAAAGAGAGCGAGTTGAAAGAGCTTTAAACAGACATTTGAGGCTGTTGGGACGAAATATGGAGAAAGGTTTCACCTAAAAGGAGGGAGAACGTTTTAAACAACAAATATCACATTTTCTCAAACTGTGAATGTTCCAACTAATCACCACTAAACCAAACTACTGAACACACCAAAGGTAAATGTTAACCTTAATCCTGTGGTTACCAGCCCAGAACTCACCACATTCTTCCTGTTGTGATGTTTCAGGTGCTTCAAGGACCTCAttctccagacagagagacagagtgtctcagagacagaagagaggaagTGTTCTGCTCCTATTTATACTCAGGAAGGAGGCGGGCCTTCTGGCTCCTCCCCctaccagagtgtgtgtgtgtctctctctctctctctctctccacacaagtCCAAAACATTATGAGCgccagctctttccatgacagactgaccaggtgaaaactatgatcccttatcgatgtcacttgttaaatcaaactttgtcacatgcgccgaatacaacaactgtagaccttacagtgaaatgctgacttacaagcccttaaccaacaggtgtaaaccttacagtgaaatgctgacttacaagcccttaaccaacaggtgtaaaccttacagtgaaatgctgacttccaagcccttaaccaacaggtgtagaccttacagtgaaatgctgacttccaagcccttaaccaacaggtgtagaccttacagtgaaatgctgacttacaagcccttaaccaacaggtgtaaaccttactgtgaaatgctgacttccaagcccttaaccaacagtgcagttcaagaaagagttaagaaaatatttaccaaataaactaaagtaaaaaatgtgaaaaaataacacaaaataacaataacgaggccaagtcagtgtgcgggggtcatttgtacatgtacccactgtagcgccttacggtcagatgccgagcagttgccataccaggcggggatgcaacaggtcaggatgctctcgatccatccacttcaatcagtttagatgaaggggaagagacaggctaaagaaggatgtttaagccttaagacaattgaaacatggatcgTGTATGTGTGCCAAACAGAGgatgaacgggcaagacaaagtgcctttgaacggttatggtagtaggtttgagtcaagaactgcaacgctgctgagtctttcacactcaacagtttccccatgtggatcaagaatggtcccccaccggcctcacaaccgtgtAACCACGGCAGCCCAGGACGTCCACATTGGGCTTCACCTGTGGGAtgttctgagaccagccaccgaggcagctgatgaaactgagtttacacaaccaaagaatttatacacaaactgttagaaaccatctcagggaagctcatctgctcgtcgtcctcaccagggtcttgacatgactgcagtttggcgtcgtaaccgattacagtgggaaaatgctcaccttcgatgaccactggcacgctggagaagtgtgcccttcacagatgaatctcggtttcaactgtaccgggcagatggtatgggcaggcataagctacggacaacgaacacaattccattttatcgatggcaagtTGAATGCACAGAGtaaccgtgatgagatcctgacgcccattgtcgtgccataatgcacggtcccatgtcgcaagggtctgtacacaattcctggaagctgaaaatgtcccagttcttccatggcctgcatactctccagacatgtcacccattgagcatgtttgggaatGAAGAGGAGTGgcacaacattccacaggtcccaatcaacagcctgatcaactctatgtgaaggagatgtgtcgcgctgcacgaggcaaacggtggtcacaccagatactgactggttttctgatccacacccctatctGTTTTAAACAGTTAtctttgaccaacagatgtatatctgtattcccagtcctgtgaaatccatagattaggacctaatgaatttattacactgatttccttatgaccTGTAACTCAGTAGAATATTTGAAATTctggcatgttgtgtttatatttttgttcagtatagtttccTCAGATGCTCTTCTGTTATGAAACCAACCAGGTTGATAGTTACACTAGAAGAATACTGACTGAATCAAATAATCATGaattttgggctcccgagtggtgcagctgtctaagacactacagtccctggtttgaatccaggtgggatcacatccggctgtgattgggagtgccatatggcggtgcacaattggccaagcatctccggggtaggccgtcattgtaaataagaatttattcgtaactgacttgcctagttaacactacaccactacactagtACTGGGGGAAACTGGGCTCAACACTGTCccctggtcaacactacactAGTACTGGGGGAAACTGGGATCAACACTGTCccctggtcaacactacactAGTACTGGGGGAAACTGGGCTCAACACTGTCccctggtcaacactacactAGTACTGGGGGAAACTGGGATCAACACTGTCccctggtcaacactacactAGTACTGGGGGAACTGGGATCAACACTGTCCCCTGGTCTGTCccctggtcaacactacactAGTACTGGGGGAAACTGGGCTCAACACTGTCccctggtcaacactacactAGTACTGGGGGAAAATGGGATCAACACTGTCccctggtcaacactacactAGTACTGGGGGAAACTGGGCTCAACACTGTCccctggtcaacactacactAGTACTGGGGGAAACTGGGATCAACACTGTCccctggtcaacactacactAGTACTGGGGGAACTGGGATCAACACTGTCCCCTGGTCTGTCccctggtcaacactacactAGTACTGGGGGAAACTGGGTTCAACACTGTCccctggtcaacactacactAGTACTGGGGGAAACTGGGCTCAACACTGTCccctggtcaacactacactAGTACTGGGGGAAACTGGGATCAACACTGTCccctggtcaacactacactAGTACTGGGGGAACTGGGATCAACACTGTCTAGTACTGGGGGACACTGGGTCTGTCccctggtcaacactacactAGTACTGGGGGAACTGGGATCAACACTGTCCCCTGGTCTGTCccctggtcaacactacactAGTACTGGGGGACACTGGGCTCAACACTGTCccctggtcaacactacactAGTACTGGGGGAACTGGGATCAACACTGTCCCCTGGTCTGTCccctggtcaacactacactAGTACTGGGGGAAACTGGGCTCAACACTGTCCCCTGGTCTGGTGTTGTAATAGACAGTATGTGAGACACCATGATTCTAATGAGTAATGGTTAGACAACAACACACTGGGACACTTCTAGAGATAACTAACACTAGCTTTAAGTAGATCAGATTCACAGAGGTTTGTTTAAAGCATATTTCTGAATCAAATATCAGTCAGTAAAGTTGATATAATACATGGTCTGGAAGAGGGGGAACAACATGATGGAGAGAatatgaaggagagagggagaaaacagatGGAGAGAACATGGTggaaagagggaagagggaggataCGCTTTCAGAGGAGAGGACAAAATGGGGGCGTAATGGAGGaagcacagggagagagggagagagagtgagcagagagagagctagaacAGATGATTGCATGGAATGAAAGAGGGATTgaggggggagggaagggaggagataaagagaacaggggagggagggagtgaaatgGTGGAGTGAGGGAGAAGGAAAATAAGAGGCAGCAGCAGTGGGGGAAGGGAGaatagtagagagagaaagagagaggagatgggggcaGGGAGcaatgtgagagagaaagagaacgggaGGGGCAGGGTGCAacgtgagagggagggagggaatgcagagagagggagggagggagggagggagggagggggagagagagagagagagagagagagagaggggagggagggagggagggagggagggagggagggagggagggagagagagagagagagagagagagagagagagagagagagagagagagagagagagagagagggagagcgcaatggagcgaaggagggagggagtaggaagggagtgagtgagtgagatggaaaccgagagcaaaagagagagaaaccaagagcgagagaggcagagacagagagagtgggggagaatgagagaaggacagagcaaagaggaacagaaagagagagagggggaagggaaagagagagagaaacaagagcgagagagagaggcagagacagagagtgggggagaatgagagaaggacagaggaacagaaagagagagagggggaagggaaagagagagagaaacatatagagagaggagagataaagtCTT
It includes:
- the LOC139394704 gene encoding zinc finger protein 710-like isoform X2, producing MARQVDSGTQTDPVVVLSLAQAAVLGLISQNEVFGATIAPNGFYTGEPKESPALPVEGVDYEYADQLIGANGDYLGDNLPEDGHMQPSCSQRRWHGPPPEGKMVGPERHAGVPVDGSSQVKGEGVITGLTSCVHMLNNLATTRGGLVQVDPASLRAAAQKGCAECDRDMSSQQANTHPHTHSQAGHSHKGEPGHRGLQGQRGHQERAREEEEEGEQGNSLMKGGQEETISSYFQSSEVGGYEGGEIYHENSQGMMWGNQLEQGVGGRGVAGAGRGGTHRHHGRRVDRLDINIQIDESYCVDMGEGLKRWKCRMCEKSYTSKYNLVTHILGHQGIKPHACPHCGKLFKQPSHLQTHLLTHQGTRPHKCTVCKKGFTQTSHLKRHMLQHTDVKPYSCRFCRRGFAYPSELRAHETKHERGRCHVCSQCGMEFPTYAHLKRHQTSHQGPTSYQCTECNKSFTYRSQLQNHLLKHQSPRPYSCSHCGLEFVQLHHLRQHALTHKGMKGHKCEVCSREFTLSANLKRHMLIHNSIRPFQCHICFKSFIQKQTLKTHMIVHLPVKPFKCKVCGKSFNRMYNLLGHMHLHAGSKPFKCPYCSSKFNLKGNLSRHMKVKHGMDISPDGQDALPEMEGQGHYEEDNFDFGTSGANNNMDNGGSQNLTKLTTANMDDMDNYYNFGKDTANYNTS
- the LOC139394704 gene encoding zinc finger protein 710-like isoform X3, which produces MRSLKHLKHHNRKNVEEASRRLVRCEPREMARQVDSGTQTDPVVVLSLAQAAVLGLISQNEVFGATIAPNGFYTGEPKESPALPVEGVDYEYADQLIGANGDYLGDNLPEDGHMQPSCSQRRWHGPPPEGKMVGPERHAGVPVDGSSQVKGEGVITGLTSCVHMLNNLATTRGGLVQVDPASLRAAAQKGCAECDRDMSSQQANTHPHTHSQAGHSHKGEPGHRGLQGQRGHQERAREEEEEGEQGNSLMKGGQEETISSYFQSSEVGGYEGGEIYHENSQGMMWGNQLEQGVGGRGVAGAGRGGTHRHHGRRVDRLDINIQIDESYCVDMGEGLKRWKCRMCEKSYTSKYNLVTHILGHQGIKPHACPHCGKLFKQPSHLQTHLLTHQGTRPHKCTVCKKGFTQTSHLKRHMLQHTDVKPYSCRFCRRGFAYPSELRAHETKHERGRCHVCSQCGMEFPTYAHLKRHQTSHQGPTSYQCTECNKSFTYRSQLQNHLLKHQSPRPYSCSHCGLEFVQLHHLRQHALTHKVCGKSFNRMYNLLGHMHLHAGSKPFKCPYCSSKFNLKGNLSRHMKVKHGMDISPDGQDALPEMEGQGHYEEDNFDFGTSGANNNMDNGGSQNLTKLTTANMDDMDNYYNFGKDTANYNTS
- the LOC139394704 gene encoding zinc finger protein 710-like isoform X1, yielding MRSLKHLKHHNRKNVEEASRRLVRCEPREMARQVDSGTQTDPVVVLSLAQAAVLGLISQNEVFGATIAPNGFYTGEPKESPALPVEGVDYEYADQLIGANGDYLGDNLPEDGHMQPSCSQRRWHGPPPEGKMVGPERHAGVPVDGSSQVKGEGVITGLTSCVHMLNNLATTRGGLVQVDPASLRAAAQKGCAECDRDMSSQQANTHPHTHSQAGHSHKGEPGHRGLQGQRGHQERAREEEEEGEQGNSLMKGGQEETISSYFQSSEVGGYEGGEIYHENSQGMMWGNQLEQGVGGRGVAGAGRGGTHRHHGRRVDRLDINIQIDESYCVDMGEGLKRWKCRMCEKSYTSKYNLVTHILGHQGIKPHACPHCGKLFKQPSHLQTHLLTHQGTRPHKCTVCKKGFTQTSHLKRHMLQHTDVKPYSCRFCRRGFAYPSELRAHETKHERGRCHVCSQCGMEFPTYAHLKRHQTSHQGPTSYQCTECNKSFTYRSQLQNHLLKHQSPRPYSCSHCGLEFVQLHHLRQHALTHKGMKGHKCEVCSREFTLSANLKRHMLIHNSIRPFQCHICFKSFIQKQTLKTHMIVHLPVKPFKCKVCGKSFNRMYNLLGHMHLHAGSKPFKCPYCSSKFNLKGNLSRHMKVKHGMDISPDGQDALPEMEGQGHYEEDNFDFGTSGANNNMDNGGSQNLTKLTTANMDDMDNYYNFGKDTANYNTS